From a region of the Chitinophaga caseinilytica genome:
- a CDS encoding UDP-2,3-diacylglucosamine diphosphatase, with product MNIHLPPGKRVYFASDFHLGAPDMARSRQREKLIVQWLDEASKDAQHIFLVGDIFDFWFEYKHVIPKGYTRLLGKLAELRDKGIGITVFIGNHDMWMDGYFEEELEIPVYFEPQQYVIGGKKFYIGHGDGLGPGDHGYKFLKKIFRNPVCRFLFSCIPPNWGISMANFWSRKSRAATGEKLETFLGENEEWLAIYSREILRKEHFDYFIYGHRHLPLDLKLGDASRYINLGDWLNYHSYAVFDGQTTELKYYKTGTPI from the coding sequence ATGAACATTCATCTGCCGCCCGGCAAACGTGTATATTTCGCTTCCGACTTTCACCTCGGCGCCCCCGATATGGCCCGCAGCCGCCAGCGCGAAAAACTCATCGTACAGTGGCTCGACGAAGCCTCGAAAGACGCACAGCACATTTTCCTCGTCGGCGATATCTTCGATTTCTGGTTCGAATACAAACACGTCATCCCCAAAGGATACACCCGCCTGCTGGGCAAACTCGCCGAACTGCGCGACAAAGGCATCGGCATCACCGTTTTCATCGGCAATCACGACATGTGGATGGACGGTTATTTCGAGGAAGAACTGGAAATTCCCGTGTACTTCGAGCCGCAGCAATACGTGATCGGTGGAAAGAAATTCTATATCGGTCATGGCGACGGCCTCGGGCCCGGGGACCATGGGTATAAATTCCTCAAGAAAATCTTCCGCAATCCTGTTTGCCGCTTCCTCTTTTCGTGCATCCCGCCGAACTGGGGGATTTCCATGGCGAACTTCTGGAGCCGCAAAAGCCGCGCGGCCACCGGCGAAAAGCTGGAAACCTTCCTCGGCGAAAACGAGGAATGGCTGGCGATATACTCCCGCGAAATCCTCCGGAAAGAACATTTCGATTACTTCATCTACGGCCATCGCCACCTCCCGCTCGATCTGAAACTGGGAGACGCATCGCGCTACATCAACCTGGGCGACTGGCTGAACTATCATTCTTACGCCGTGTTCGACGGCCAGACTACCGAACTGAAATATTACAAAACCGGCACCCCGATTTAA
- a CDS encoding two-component regulator propeller domain-containing protein, translated as MWAASGAVSDSWQPSGATFPVSVFREGEWVQQGKVVPDVISLSAGNGNVYAGSFGGGIFTFRDGAPVLQEKPLGRDRIGGLAADQNGNLWATAFGATQQQLLFKNKSGNWNGFTVPYFLPYNAVSQILIDDYDQKWMAAPLGGGVIVMNHGTHADDPRDDRWKQLLSGAGRGNLPSPQVYCLAKDRDGWIWIGTSRGIGVFQCAQDVFAANACETWLPVVRTDAFAGYLFQNEEVLSIAVDGANRKWVGTRNGAWLTSADGSRILQHFHTGNSPLPDNTVQRIAIDPVTGEVFFGTGNGLVSWRGEATEGSETQGGEVLVFPNPVPSGYTGTIAVRGLVRDAYVKITDVSGKLVFQTRAQGGQAVWNGRDYTGFRPQSGVYLVLASDAAGKEKIVSKLVFIR; from the coding sequence ATGTGGGCCGCTTCCGGGGCCGTCAGCGACAGCTGGCAGCCATCCGGGGCTACTTTCCCCGTCTCGGTTTTCCGGGAAGGCGAATGGGTACAGCAGGGCAAGGTTGTCCCCGACGTGATTTCCCTTTCGGCGGGGAACGGGAATGTGTATGCGGGCTCCTTCGGCGGAGGGATCTTCACTTTCCGCGACGGCGCACCGGTTTTACAGGAAAAACCCCTGGGCCGCGACCGTATCGGCGGCCTGGCGGCCGATCAGAACGGCAACCTCTGGGCCACCGCTTTCGGCGCCACGCAGCAGCAACTCCTCTTCAAAAACAAATCCGGCAACTGGAACGGGTTCACCGTCCCGTATTTCCTCCCTTACAACGCCGTCTCCCAAATCCTCATCGACGATTACGACCAGAAATGGATGGCAGCTCCGCTTGGCGGTGGCGTGATCGTTATGAACCATGGCACCCATGCCGACGACCCGCGCGACGATCGCTGGAAACAGCTGTTATCGGGCGCCGGGCGCGGGAATCTGCCGTCGCCGCAAGTCTATTGCCTCGCCAAAGACCGCGATGGCTGGATCTGGATCGGTACGTCGCGGGGCATCGGCGTTTTCCAATGCGCGCAGGACGTTTTTGCCGCCAACGCGTGTGAAACCTGGCTCCCGGTTGTGCGTACAGACGCTTTCGCAGGGTATTTATTCCAGAACGAGGAGGTGCTTTCCATTGCGGTGGACGGCGCCAACCGTAAATGGGTGGGCACACGCAACGGCGCCTGGCTCACCAGTGCCGACGGCAGCCGAATCCTGCAACATTTCCATACGGGAAACAGTCCCCTGCCCGACAACACCGTGCAGCGCATCGCCATCGATCCCGTAACGGGGGAGGTATTCTTCGGAACGGGGAACGGATTGGTATCCTGGCGCGGAGAAGCCACCGAAGGCAGCGAAACGCAGGGTGGCGAAGTGCTCGTCTTCCCGAACCCCGTACCCTCCGGCTATACCGGCACGATCGCCGTTCGCGGGCTCGTGCGCGACGCATATGTGAAAATCACGGACGTTTCAGGGAAATTGGTCTTTCAAACCCGCGCCCAGGGCGGCCAGGCGGTTTGGAATGGGCGGGATTACACGGGGTTCCGTCCGCAAAGCGGGGTTTATCTCGTATTGGCCAGCGATGCGGCGGGGAAGGAAAAAATCGTATCGAAGCTGGTATTTATCCGCTGA
- the recO gene encoding DNA repair protein RecO — protein sequence MLHKTPGIVLRTVKYGDTSVILSIFTELFGIQSYIVNGVRSSRPKAAKGNILQPGNILDLVVYHHEQKNIQRISEFKPGHIYTTMHVNIVKNTVALYLIELLQKSLKQPEPDPELYHFTEKVFRALDTENTAVAANLPLFFTLRFAAHLGFHFAGHYSEFTPYLDLAEGTYVDLPPHHTNYLDETNSELTDKLQNIQYIPDLEQVLMNKERRRNLLYAYLDFYRLHLPDFKELHSPPILHEILG from the coding sequence ATGCTGCACAAAACTCCGGGCATCGTACTCCGCACCGTCAAATATGGGGACACCAGCGTTATCCTGAGCATCTTCACGGAGCTTTTCGGGATACAGTCGTACATCGTGAACGGCGTGCGCTCGTCGCGCCCCAAAGCGGCAAAAGGAAATATCCTCCAGCCTGGGAACATCCTCGACCTCGTGGTGTACCATCACGAACAGAAAAACATCCAGCGGATTTCCGAATTCAAACCGGGGCATATCTATACCACCATGCACGTAAATATCGTGAAGAACACGGTGGCGCTGTACCTCATCGAGCTGCTGCAAAAATCCCTCAAACAACCGGAGCCCGATCCCGAACTGTATCATTTCACGGAAAAGGTGTTCCGCGCCCTCGATACCGAAAACACCGCCGTGGCGGCCAATCTCCCGCTGTTTTTCACCCTGCGCTTCGCCGCGCACCTCGGGTTCCATTTCGCGGGGCACTATTCGGAATTCACGCCCTACCTGGATCTGGCCGAAGGCACTTACGTCGACCTTCCACCGCACCACACCAATTATCTCGACGAAACCAACAGCGAGCTTACTGACAAGCTGCAGAACATCCAGTACATCCCCGACCTGGAGCAGGTGTTGATGAACAAGGAGCGCCGGCGCAACCTTCTGTACGCGTACCTCGATTTCTACAGGCTGCACCTCCCCGATTTCAAGGAATTGCACAGCCCGCCTATCTTACACGAGATCCTCGGTTAA
- a CDS encoding lactate utilization protein, which yields MKVSPAKENILKRVRNALSQPVQLPFPHAEGNNSVFVTENEGLELKFAEEFSKLQGKFIFCSSREELAENLQTLVENKEWAHVHCKTPALEKILQPFNPAYLNVGDMNQMDAAITDCEMLVARTGSIVMSAAQPSGRALPVFAPVHLVVAFTHQLVFDVKDGIQRLKEKYQGNLPSMISFATGPSRTADIEKTLVVGVHGPKEVYVFLLDE from the coding sequence ATGAAAGTATCTCCCGCCAAAGAAAACATCCTTAAAAGGGTCCGCAACGCGCTCAGCCAGCCGGTGCAGCTCCCGTTCCCCCATGCGGAAGGTAACAACTCCGTATTCGTCACCGAAAATGAAGGCCTCGAACTGAAATTCGCGGAAGAATTTTCGAAACTGCAGGGCAAATTCATCTTCTGCTCCTCCCGCGAAGAACTGGCGGAAAACCTCCAGACGCTCGTGGAGAACAAGGAATGGGCGCACGTGCATTGCAAAACACCGGCGCTGGAGAAAATCCTCCAGCCGTTCAATCCCGCCTACCTCAACGTGGGCGACATGAACCAGATGGACGCCGCGATCACCGATTGCGAAATGCTCGTTGCCCGCACCGGGTCCATCGTCATGAGCGCAGCGCAGCCCTCCGGCCGCGCACTGCCCGTGTTCGCGCCCGTCCACCTCGTTGTGGCGTTCACCCACCAGCTCGTGTTCGACGTGAAAGACGGCATCCAGCGGCTGAAAGAGAAATACCAGGGAAACCTTCCCTCCATGATCTCATTCGCCACCGGCCCCAGCCGCACCGCCGATATCGAAAAAACGCTCGTGGTCGGCGTGCACGGCCCGAAAGAAGTGTATGTTTTCCTGCTGGATGAATAA
- a CDS encoding efflux RND transporter permease subunit, giving the protein MWQRLAAFVLKFRLWLLALLFLGTGVMAYFASKVELSYEFTGAIPRDNPKWLVYQDFKQKFGEDGNMMVIGLESDKLFQLDFFRDYVAMNDALRKVEAVENTLSIPVAVNLVKDAETQKLKAVPLFQPLPQTQAELDSLKNVFYSLPFYKGLLYSANANAYMMAVSINKQILNSKRRIEVVQAIQKIAEEFGEKHNVDVKLSGLPMIRTIMATKVADELKMFLYISFVLTALILLLFFRSFSAVLMSMIVVAIGVIWSVGTIVICGYKITLLTGLIPPLIVVIGIPNCVYFLNKYHTEYAVHGDKMKALVRMVQRMGIVTLFTNLTAAIGFGVFYFTNSAILKQFGVVAGVNIMLIFLISFIFLPSVLSYLPPPKTKHTSYLDNKACRWVLEFLNRLVFNYRPWVYAFTVIMVVLAVVGMMRLRPVGFIVDDIPKNDKLYTDLKFFEHRFKGVMPLEIAVDTKKKNGVVNLRTLEKLDELGKIIADQPAFARPLSVAEGIKFAKQAYYSGDSLNYTVPNQFDIGFLAPYLRMKGGGDKSVFSQLVASFMDSTRQVARMSVNMADVGSVELPRLLDSLRPQADRIFDTAQYKVTFTGTSIIFLEGSRFIINGLAESILLAFVLIIFCMLYLFRSWRMLIISLVPNIIPLLVTAGVMGWLDIAIKPSTVLVFSIALGIAIDVTIRFLVNFKQELPLNNYDISATVRHTINDTGLSIIYTSLILFAGFMIFSFSEFQGTKALGWLTSLTLVMAMITNLTILPAMLLWMEKALQKKAKKKELWKALDEEADLEMDQIGLDEHKD; this is encoded by the coding sequence ATGTGGCAGCGCCTTGCAGCTTTCGTGTTGAAATTCCGTTTGTGGCTTCTGGCTTTGTTGTTCCTGGGAACGGGCGTCATGGCTTATTTCGCGAGCAAAGTGGAGCTCTCTTACGAGTTCACCGGCGCTATCCCCCGCGATAACCCCAAATGGCTGGTTTACCAGGATTTCAAACAGAAATTCGGTGAAGACGGGAACATGATGGTGATCGGGCTCGAATCCGATAAACTCTTCCAGCTGGATTTCTTCCGCGACTACGTAGCCATGAACGACGCGCTGCGCAAGGTGGAAGCCGTGGAAAACACCCTCAGCATCCCCGTGGCCGTAAACCTCGTGAAAGACGCGGAAACACAGAAACTGAAGGCCGTTCCCCTGTTCCAGCCCCTGCCGCAAACCCAGGCTGAGCTGGATAGCCTGAAAAACGTTTTCTATTCCCTGCCATTCTATAAAGGCCTGCTCTATAGCGCCAACGCTAACGCCTATATGATGGCGGTCAGCATCAACAAACAGATCCTCAATTCGAAAAGAAGGATCGAAGTGGTGCAGGCCATCCAGAAAATAGCGGAAGAATTCGGCGAAAAACATAACGTGGACGTGAAGCTGAGCGGCCTGCCCATGATCCGGACCATCATGGCCACCAAGGTGGCAGACGAGCTGAAGATGTTCCTCTACATCTCTTTCGTGCTCACGGCCCTCATCCTGCTGCTGTTTTTCCGCTCGTTCAGCGCCGTGCTCATGAGCATGATCGTGGTGGCGATCGGGGTGATCTGGAGCGTAGGTACCATCGTTATCTGCGGCTACAAGATCACGCTGCTCACCGGCCTGATACCGCCGCTGATCGTGGTGATCGGCATCCCCAACTGCGTTTACTTCCTCAATAAATACCATACGGAATATGCCGTTCACGGCGATAAGATGAAGGCGCTCGTACGGATGGTGCAACGGATGGGCATCGTGACGCTGTTCACCAACCTCACCGCGGCCATCGGTTTCGGGGTGTTCTATTTCACCAATTCCGCGATCCTGAAGCAGTTCGGGGTAGTGGCCGGCGTGAATATCATGCTCATTTTCCTCATCTCCTTCATCTTCCTGCCGTCGGTGCTGAGCTATCTGCCGCCGCCGAAAACGAAGCATACGAGCTATCTCGACAATAAAGCCTGCCGCTGGGTGCTGGAGTTCCTGAACCGCCTCGTGTTCAACTACCGGCCATGGGTATACGCATTTACCGTGATCATGGTGGTGCTGGCCGTTGTCGGTATGATGCGCCTGCGTCCGGTGGGTTTCATCGTCGACGATATTCCGAAAAACGATAAGCTCTATACCGATCTCAAATTCTTCGAACATCGCTTTAAAGGCGTAATGCCGCTGGAAATTGCGGTGGATACGAAAAAGAAGAACGGCGTGGTGAACCTCCGCACGCTCGAAAAACTCGACGAGCTGGGCAAGATCATCGCCGATCAACCTGCGTTTGCGCGGCCGCTGAGCGTGGCCGAAGGGATCAAATTCGCGAAACAGGCGTATTACAGTGGCGACAGCCTGAACTATACCGTGCCCAACCAGTTCGACATCGGGTTCCTGGCGCCGTACCTGCGTATGAAAGGCGGGGGCGATAAATCCGTATTTTCCCAGCTGGTGGCCTCTTTTATGGACAGCACGCGCCAGGTGGCGCGCATGAGCGTGAATATGGCCGACGTGGGATCGGTGGAACTGCCGCGGCTGCTGGATTCGCTGCGCCCGCAGGCAGACCGGATCTTCGATACCGCGCAATATAAAGTGACGTTTACTGGCACCAGCATCATCTTCCTGGAAGGGAGCCGGTTCATCATCAACGGCCTGGCGGAAAGCATTCTGCTGGCTTTCGTGCTGATCATTTTCTGTATGCTGTACCTGTTCCGCAGCTGGCGGATGCTCATCATTTCGCTGGTGCCGAACATAATTCCGCTGCTGGTGACGGCCGGGGTGATGGGTTGGCTCGACATTGCCATCAAACCCTCCACGGTGCTCGTTTTCAGCATTGCGCTGGGCATCGCGATAGACGTAACGATCCGTTTCCTCGTGAACTTCAAGCAGGAGTTGCCGTTGAATAATTATGATATTTCCGCGACCGTGCGGCATACGATCAACGATACGGGTTTGAGTATTATTTACACATCGCTGATCCTGTTTGCGGGCTTTATGATCTTCAGTTTTTCGGAGTTCCAGGGCACGAAGGCGCTGGGCTGGCTCACGAGTTTGACGCTGGTGATGGCGATGATCACGAACCTGACGATTTTGCCGGCGATGTTGTTGTGGATGGAGAAGGCGTTGCAGAAGAAGGCGAAGAAGAAGGAATTATGGAAGGCGCTGGATGAGGAGGCCGACCTGGAAATGGATCAGATCGGGCTGGATGAGCACAAGGACTGA